One Cydia amplana chromosome 18, ilCydAmpl1.1, whole genome shotgun sequence DNA segment encodes these proteins:
- the LOC134656548 gene encoding lipase 3-like has translation MIILQVTILLITWTSKCVAVPNIQDKIIPEDALLNFTELSKKYGHPAEEHNVVTEDGYILKLFRIPGESKRPIFIMHGLGDSADSYILRGYKSLAVTLANEGYDVWLGNNRGNKYSRRHLHLNPDKDNKFWQFSFHEIGIYDLPAIMDFILNKTKSDKTDVIAHSQGTTAFFALLSTKPEYNGKINVLAALGPVAFLGNLSPPISTIAITGPVINQILVTMNVEEIAANETAARALQTRLCSLGFIGGNFCRFGLIFPLFGFDPESLEAEFAPIALAHFPAGLSRKCLVHYDQLFYSKRFSRFDYGASMNLKLYKTFSPPDYDLRKVTARIALYLGRNDPFAKIKDAEILKEILPNIVEFKIIDSNKWTHVDFAWANDMDKYLFPVIFDILEKFN, from the coding sequence ATGATTATTCTTCAAGttacaatattattaataacgTGGACGTCTAAATGTGTAGCAGTACCAAATATTCAAGATAAAATTATACCAGAAGATGCTTTATTAAACTTCACTGAGCTATCCAAGAAATATGGACATCCTGCCGAAGAACACAACGTTGTCACAGAAGATGGGTACATATTAAAACTTTTTCGTATACCTGGTGAAAGTAAAAGACCAATATTCATCATGCATGGACTAGGAGATTCTGCAGACTCCTATATATTGAGAGGTTATAAATCTTTAGCCGTAACCCTAGCTAATGAAGGATATGATGTCTGGCTTGGAAACAACAGGGGCAATAAATATTCCCGAAGACATTTACACCTGAATCCAGATAAAGATAATAAGTTCTGGCAGTTCAGCTTTCATGAAATCGGCATTTATGACTTGCCAGCAATAATGGACTTTATTTTGAACAAAACTAAATCAGATAAAACAGATGTTATAGCACATTCTCAAGGAACTACGGCGTTTTTCGCTTTACTGTCAACGAAACCGGAATACAACGGAAAGATTAATGTCCTAGCAGCACTAGGTCCAGTGGCGTTTCTAGGTAATTTATCTCCACCTATATCAACTATTGCAATTACAGGACCTGTAATCAACCAAATCTTAGTTACCATGAATGTAGAAGAGATAGCCGCCAATGAAACTGCAGCTCGAGCATTGCAAACTAGACTTTGTTCTTTAGGATTCATAGGAGGTAATTTTTGCCGCTTCGGCCTTATATTTCCTCTCTTTGGATTCGACCCTGAGAGTCTTGAAGCAGAGTTCGCGCCGATTGCTCTGGCTCATTTCCCAGCTGGTCTCTCAAGGAAGTGTTTAGTGCATTacgatcaattattttacagtaaaaGGTTCTCAAGATTTGATTACGGGGCTTCGATGAATTTGAAATTATACAAGACATTTAGCCCGCCGGATTATGATTTGAGAAAAGTGACTGCAAGAATAGCCTTGTATCTAGGGAGGAATGACCCGTTCGCGAAGATAAAGGATGCAGAAATCTTGAAGGAGATACTACCTAATATAGTGGAGTTTAAAATTATAGATTCAAATAAATGGACTCATGTTGACTTTGCTTGGGCTAACGATATGGACAAGtatttatttcctgtaatttttgatattttggaAAAATTCAATTAA